GCTCCTTCAGGTCGACCACCGCGAAGGCGTTGCCCACGTAGTCGGCCAGGAACATGTAGCGGCGGTCCGCGGAGAGGAAGGCGTCGTGGACGAAGCGGCCGACCTTCTCGATCCGGGTGACGATCGGCTCCTGCGGCCTGCTCGGGTCGAGAATCCAGACCTGCCCGGTCTGCCGCACGGCGATGGCGAAGGTATTGTCCAACGGGCTGGCGATGACCATGCTCGAGGCCGACTCCACCTGCTTGCCGTCGTAGTCCTTGCCGCGCAGTTCGACGCGGCTCAGCGGCTCCAGCGTGCGAGCGTCGAACAGGGTGACGATGCCCGGCGAGAAGGAACCGGACAGCAGATAGCGGCCATCCGCGGACACCGCGATGGATGGCCCGCTCAACCCGGCCTTGACCTTGCGCACCGCCTTCAGCGAGTACAGGTCGATCTTGTAGATTTCCGAGGTGTCGGTCTTCAGGTAGCCCCAACGCGGATTGACCGGGTCATAGTCGAGGATGTGCGGCGCATAGTCGGTGGGTACCTCGCCCACCTGCTTGTTGGTCTTGCCATCGAAGAACACCACCCGCGCGGCCGGGGCCTTGCCGTAGCGGCCGCGCTGCATGATCGCCATCAGGTCGCGCACGTCGCCGTCGTAGACCGGCTTGTCCGGCGGCTTCGATTCGTCGACCAGGACCTCCAGCGAATCGCGAATGTCCTGCAGCGTCCATTGCGGATTGTCCCGCGGGGTGGTCTTGATGTAGTGCGCCAGCGCGCGGATCTGCTCGTCGCTGAGCACGCCGTGCCACGGCGGCATCAGGGTGTCGGGGATGCCGAGCATGATCATCGAGCGCAGGGCGGTTTCGCTGGAATTCAGCGCTGTGCTGTTGAGCGCCGGCGCGATGTAGCCGCCACGGTCGGCGCTGTGGCAGGTCGTGCAGTTCTCCTGGAACAGCCGGGCGGCGTCTATGGGTTCGTCGGCGCCAGCCAGGCCGGGGGCGAGACAGAGGACCAGCGGTAACAGGCCGCTGACCGAAACGGATCGGAAGCTGTGCATGGTGCAGTCACCTGGGCTAATGAACTGCACTCAGGGTATCGACCTGCCCACCCCTCGAATGGGTACAAGCGGCGTGCCGCACAGGGGTACAAGGCCCCTCCGCCGCTACAGGCGCGCGGCGATCTGGCCGATGCGGCGCGCCCCGTCGGCGATGCTGTCCAGCGACAGCGCCGCATAGCCGAGCAGCAGCATGCGCTCGCTGAGCGCTTCCAGCCCCGGACCGACCACCGCGGCCTGGTCCAGGGTATAGAGCCAGATGTCCGCCTCACGGCAGGCCCGCGCCAGCTCCCGCGCCGGCGGCGCCTGCGGCGGCAACCGCCAGCACAGGTGCATGCCGCAATCCACGCCGCTGAACCGGCTCCCCGGAAACAGGCGCTCCAGCGCGGCCATCAGGCAGTCGCGACGGCGCCGGTACTCCCCACGCACCCGCCGGAGATGCTCGGCATAGACGCCACCGGTGAGGAAGTCGGCCAGCACCGCCTGGGGCAGCCAGGGGCAGGCATGATTGAGCAGCGCCTTGGCTCGCACCAGCGGCTCGCGCAGCGACGGCGGGCAAACCATGTAGCCCAGGCGCAGGCTGGCGCCCAGGCTCTTGGAAAAGGTCCCCAGGTGGATCACCCGCTCGCTGTCGAAGGCCTTGAGGGCCGGCAACGGCACGCGCTGGTAGCGGAAGTCGCCGTCGTAATCGTCCTCCAACACATAGGCGCCCTGGCGGCCGGCCCATTCGAGCAGCGCGCGGCGACGCTCCAGGGACAGCGTCATGCCCAGCGGGTAGTGCCGCGAGGGGGTGACATAGACCAGGGAACAGGGGCGCTCGGGCAATTCCCCGACACACAACCCCTGCTCGTCCACCGGCACCGGCAGCATCTCCCAGCGATGGTAGGCGAACAGGTTGCAGGCGCCGGCATAGGCGGGATTCTCGATCACCACCGGGCGTCGATGATGGTGCGGAAACAGCGACACCACCAGGCTCAGCGCCTCCTGGATGCCCGAGACGATCAGCACGTCCTCGACGCTGCAACTGATGCCGCGCGCACGGCCCAGGTGCGCGACCAGAGCCGCGCGCAGGTCGGGGTCGCCCGCCGACGGCGCATAGTCGGTCAGGTAGCGTGGCTGGCTGCGGGCCAGCTGGATCGACGACTTGAACCAGGCGTCGCGGGGGAACAGTTCCGCCGAGGGGCGCCCCAGGCTGAAGTCCAGCTCGACCGCGGCGCGTATCTCCTCCGGCGTCACCCCGGGGGAAACCGGCAGCGGCTGGCGCATCCCCGGCAGGAACCCCGGCAGGTCCGGGCGCTGCCCCACCGGGGTACGCGGCAACAGGCGACAGACCGACAGGCTGCGATCCGGCAGGGGATCGGCAACGAACGTGCCGCGGGTACCACGAGTGACGATATAGCCCTCGCTGCACAGCCGCTCGTAGGCCAGCAACACGGTATTGCGCGCTACGCCGAGGGACTGCGCGAGTTCACGGATCGACGGCAGCTGCTGGCCCGGCCTCAGCACGCCCCCGAGCACTTTGCCGCGCAGCTGGTCCGCTACCTGCTGCTGCAGGGAACGTTTGCCGCCGCGTTCGAGCAACAGCGGAATCTGTTGGAAGGCACGCATGAGGAATCCTCCGGGAGTCGAGCCCCATGCTGGAAAAATCGCCGCATCGTCCGGGATGACCAGCATCAGGCTGACTGCAGACGCCACTGCGTCAAAACGCCACCCGCCGCGGACTACAAAAAGACAACTGTTCGCCCGTGCCTCCCGTGGCACTTTCACCGCAGTGGTCCCGTTCGCCGGAGCTGCGCCGCGTCTCCTCGCGGGCATGGCGCACCCGCGGCCCTCATCCCGTCACGGAGAACAATAAGAAACATGAATGCTCCCATTGCCAGCCTGTGCGATGTACAGGCACTGGAATCCATACCTCTGGAAGAACGCAACCTGCCTTCCAGCACCTATGAACTGCTGAGCCGCTCGGCTGAGCGCTTCGGCCCGGACACCGCCCTGAGCTTCCTGCTGCAGGGCTCGGCCGCCGAGGAGCCGCTGCGCATCAGCTACGCCGAGCTGTTCGCCCGCGTCACCCAGGCGGCGAATGCCTTCCACCGCCTCGGCGTGCGGCCAGGCAATTCGGTGTCCTTCCTGCTGCCGAACCTGCCGCAGACCCACTACGTGATCTGGGGCGGCGAAGCGGCGGGGATCGTCAACGCGATCAACCCGCTGCTCGACCCCGAGCACATCGCCGAACTGGTGCGCGCCGCCGACTCCCGCGTGCTGGTGACCCTGGCGCCCTTCCTCCCCGGCACGGGGCTTTCTTCTGGCGGAGAATTGTGGGACAAGGTCGCCGCCCTGCGCGACGAGCTGCCGGAACTCAACGCCATCGTCACCGTCGACCTCGCCAACCTGCTGCCCGAACCGCAGCGCTCGGCGCTCAAGGCCCAACGCGGCGCGCTGCCGGACGGCGTGCTGGACTTCGACGAGCTGCTCGCCCAGTGCCCGGACGATCACCTGGAAAGCGGCCGGGTGATCGACCCGGACGAAGTCGCCTCCTACTTCCATACCGGCGGCACCACCGGCACGCCGAAGCTGGCGCCGCACAGCCACTTCAACGAGGTGGCAATGGCCGAGATCATGGGGCTGAACGCCGACTACGACGGTCATGATGTGTTGCTCTGTGGCCTGCCGCTGTTCCACGTCAACGGCGTGATGGTCACCGGCCTTGCGCCCTTCATGCGCGGCGCCCAGGTGTTGCTGGCCGGCCCGCAGGGCTACCGCAACCCGACGCTGATCCAGGACTTCTGGAAGCTGGTGGAGCGCTACCGGGTCACCAGTTTCAGCGGCGTGCCGACCATCTTCGCCGCCCTGCTCCAGGTCCCCAGCGAGGGTCACGACCTGACCAGCCTGCGCTTCGCCCTGTGCGGCGCGGCGCCGATGCCGGTGGAGCTGATCCGCCAGTTCGAAGCCAAGACGGGGCTGAAAATCATCGAAGGCTACGGCATGACCGAAGGCACCTGTGGCACCAGCTGCAACCCGCGCGGTGGCGAGCGGCGCCCCGGCTCCATCGGCCTGCGCCTGCCTTATTGCCAGCTCAAGTCGGTGATCCTCGATGCCGCTGGCCAGTACCTGCGCGACGCCGCCGTGGACGAGATCGGTACACTCTGCCTGCGCGGCCCGACCGTGTTCAAGGGCTACCTGCAGGCCAGCAAGAACAAGGACATCTGGGTCGACGGCGACTGGTTCAACACCGGCGACCTGGGGCGCATCGACGCCGACGGCTACATCTGGCTCACCGGGCGCAGCAAGGACCTGATCATCCGCGGCGGCCACAACATCGACCCGCAGATGATCGAGGAAGCCCTGCACCGCCACCCCGCCGTGGCAATGGCCGCCGCCGTGGGCAAGCCGTGCCTGAAGGCCGGCGAACTGCCGGTGGTGTACATCCAGCTCAAGCCAGGCATGCGGGCGAGCGAGGCGGAACTGCTGGAACACGCCGCGCAACACGTGCCCGAGCGCGCGGCGGTGCCCAAGGACGTCTGGCTGCTGGACGCCATCCCGGTCACCGCCGTGGGCAAGACCTTCAAGCCCGCGCTGCGCCTGGATGCCATCCGCCGCGTCCTGGAGGACGAAGTCCGCCATCTGGAGCCGCGACCGGCCGTCGAGGTCGTCGCCGACGACCGCCACGGGCAGAAGGCGCGCCTGGGCATCGGCCGCCTCACCCCGGACTCACGGGCGGCGCTGGCCGACCGGCTGGGCGGCTACGCGATCCATATCGAGTGGCTGGAAAGCTGATGAAGCGCCGGGCCGACCGCCGGTCGGCCCGGCATGGCGCCAGATTGCCAGTATCCAAATCTGATTAATACTGATGGCTCAATGTGCGTAATGGACTACAGGGAGAGTCAGTCGTGCACATCATCATCCCCGTCCCCGCTTCCGCCGCACCATGAAAGCCGCGCAGTGGAAGGAGGATATCCAGCAACTGCAGCACCTTCGCCTGTTCCAGAACGTGGCCGTGGCCAGCCTGCAACAGCTGCTGAAGGATTTCCGCGCCTGCGAGCTGGAAGCCGGTGAAATCCTCCTCTCGCCCTTCAACCGCAACCACTTCCTTTATATGGTCCTGCACGGGCAGTTGAAGGTGTACCTCGGCTCGCTCGACAACCAACCGGTAACCGCCCTCAACCCTGGCGACTGCGCCGGCGAGATCAGCTTCATCGACAACGATCATCCTTCCGCCTACGTGGTCGCCACCGAGCCGACCACCGTCCTGCGCCTGCACCGCGAAGCCCTGATCAGTCTCTTCCAGCAAGCCCCGCAGGTGATGCAGAACCTCCTCGGCGTCCTTTGCGAGCGGGTCCGCCAGGGCAACCGGATCATTCTCGACACCGAACAGAACGCCAACATCGACACCCTGACCGGACTGTTCAACCGGCGCTGGCTGGAACACATCTACGACCGCGAAAGCACCCGCTGCGCCTTCAACGAACAACCGCTGTGCCTGCTCATGCTGGATGTCGACCACTTCAAGGACTACAACGACGAGCACGGCCACCTGGCCGGCGACTACGCCCTCTGCCTGGTCGCCCACACCCTGCGCAGCCAATTGCGGCCCAAGGACAGCATGGCTCGCTATGGCGGCGAAGAGTTCGTCATCCTGCTCCCGGAAATCGCCGTGGAAGAAGCCCGGCGTATCGGTAACCGGCTGCGCCAGAGCCTGGAGCAGATCGGCTCCTTCTACTCGCCAGTCGGTGCACTGCCGGGTGTCACCGTATCGCTGGGCCTGGCCCAGATGGATTACCTGGAGAACCTGCAGAGCCTGATCCTGCGCGCCGACAGCGCGCTCTACCAGGCCAAGCAGGAAGGCCGCAACCGCCTGGTGGGATGACGCCGCCGGCGCCAACCTCGCGCGGATTTCCCGCGCCTGCCAGTCCCCGTCTTTGCTAGAGTCGCCGCACTGGAACAAGACAGCCTGGAAGCTGAGATGCGCAAAATCCTGATCGCGTTGCTATTGCTGGTGGCCGTTGGCCTGGGGATATTCTTCAACCTGCCGGGGTACTTCGACCGCAAGATGAACACGGTGGCCGCACCGCCGCCCTACCCCGCCTCCGACGCCGCAACCGCCCTGCACAAGACCCTGTTCGTTGCCGACCTGCACGACGACGCCCTGCTCTGGAACCGCAACCTGCTGGAGCGCCACGACTACGGCCACAGCGACCTGCCGCGCCTGCTGGAAGGCCATGTCGGCCTGCAGGTGTTCTCCACCGTTACCAAGACCCCGCGTGGCCTGAACTACAAGCGCAACGGCGCCGACAGCGACAACATCACTCCGCTGATCATCGCCCAGCGCTGGCCGCGCGCGACCTGGAGCAGCCTGCTCGAGCGCGCCCTCTACCAGGGCAGGATGCTCGAAGACGCCGCCGCCGGCAGCCAGGGCAAGCTAACCCTGGTGCGCAGCCGGGCCGACCTCGCCCGCTATCTCGCCGCCTGGAACAAGGACCCGAACCAGCTCGCCGCCGTGCTCGCCACCGAGGGGCTGCATCCGCTGGAGGGCAAGCTGGACAACCTCGATCGCATGTACGACGCGGGCTTCCGCATCATGGGCCTGACCCACTTCTTCGACAACGAAGTCGGCGGCTCCGCCCACGGCCTGCAAAAGGGCGGCCTGACGCCCTTCGGCCGCAAGGTGATCGCCCGCCTGGAAGACAAGAAGATGCTGGTGGACCTGGCGCACGCCTCCCGCGCCCTGATCGACGACGTACTGGCCATCGCCACGCGGCCGGTGCTGGTGTCCCACACCGGCGTCGAGGGCACCTGCCCCGGCATCCGCAACCTGACCGACGCCCATCTGCAGCGCATCGCCGCCACCGGCGGGGTAATCGGCATCGGCTACTGGGACGGCGCCGTGTGCGATACCTCGGTCCAGGCCATCGTCAAGGCCATCCGCTACGCCGCCGACAAGGTTGGCGTCGAACACATCGCGCTGGGCTCGGACTTCGACGGCGCAGTACATGCGCCCTTCGACACCAGCGGCCTGGCCCAGTTGACCCAGGGGCTGGCGGAAGCCGGCTTCAGCCAGCCGGACATCGCCGCCATCATGGGCGGCAATGTGCGCCGGTTGCTGCTGGACACGTTGCCCTGAGGCCCACCGCCACTTCGGCGCAATGGCGCCGAAACGGCATTCATCCTGGCCGTCAAGCCCGGGAAATCCTGTGGCACTTCGCCCTGCGGGCATCTTGCATTACACTGGCGGCCGTTCATTCCTTAACCAGTACGAGACCACCGTGCTCAAAGCACTCAAGAAAATCTTCAGCAAAGGCGAGGGCGAGCAGCCCGTCGCCACGCCGGCAGCCCCCGCCCCCGCTGCCTCCGAGCCCGCCCAGAGCGGTGAGAAGCGTCCGCGCAAACCGCGCAATCCACGCCCCCAGAGCGAGTCCGCCGAGAAGCCGGCCCGTGGCCCGAAGGGCGGCAAGCCCCGCGCCGAGCGCTCCGAGAAAGCCGAACGCGGCGAAAAGACCGAACGCACCGACAAGCCGCGCGAGCCCAGGGCCGACAAACCGCGCCGCGAGCGCAAGCCGCGCCCGCCGGTGGTGGACAACTGGAAGCTGGAAGACTTCGTGGTGGAGCCGGCCGAAGGCAAGACGCGTTTCCACGACTTCAACCTCGACCCGCGCCTGATGCACGCCATCCATGACCTGGGCTTCCCCTACTGCACGCCGATCCAGGCACAGGTGTTGGGCTTCACCCTGCGTGGCCAGGACGCCATCGGCCGCGCCCAGACCGGCACCGGCAAGACCGCCGCGTTCCTCATCTCGATCATCACCCAGCTGCTGCAGACCCCGCCGCCGAAAGAGCGCTACATGGGCGAGCCGCGCGCGCTGATCATCGCCCCCACCCGTGAGCTGGTGGTGCAGATCGCCAACGACGCCATCGGCCTGGCCAAGTACACCGGCCTGAACGTCATGAGCTTCGTCGGCGGCATGGACTTCGACAAGCAGCTGCGCACCCTGGAATCGCGCTTCTGCGACATCCTGGTCGCCACCCCTGGCCGCCTGCTGGACTTCAACCAGCGCGGCGAGGTGCACCTGGACATGGTCGAGGTGATGGTGCTGGACGAAGCCGACCGCATGCTCGACATGGGCTTCATCCCCCAGGTCCGCCAGATCATCCGCCAGACCCCGTACAAGGGCGAGCGCCAGACCCTGCTGTTCTCCGCCACCTTCACCGACGACGTGATGAACCTGGCCAAGCAGTGGACCGTCGACCCGGCCATCGTCGAGATCGAGCCGGAGAACGTCGCCAGCGACACCGTCGAGCAGCACGTCTACGCCGTGGCCGGCAGTGACAAGTACAAGCTGCTGTACAACCTGATCGCGCAGAACGACTGGACCCGCGTGATGGTCTTCGCCAACCGCAAGGACGAGGTGCGCCGCATCGAGGAACGCCTGACCAAGGACGGCATCAGCGCCGCCCAGATGTCCGGCGATGTGCCGCAGCACAAGCGCATCAAGGTTCTGGAAGGCTTCCGTGAAGGCAAGATCCGCGTCCTGGTCGCCACCGACGTCGCCGGTCGCGGCATCCACGTCGACGGCATCAGCCACGTGATCAACTTCACCCTGCCCGAAGACCCGGACGACTACGTGCACCGCATCGGCCGTACCGGCCGCGCCGGCACCACCGGTACCTCCATCAGCTTCGCCGGCGAAGACGATGCCTTCGCCCTGCCGCCGATCGAGGAACTGCTGGGCCGCAAGATCAACTGCGAAATGCCGCCCACCGAGCTGCTCAAGCCGGTACCGCGCAAGCACTGATCGCTTGTTGCACTACCTTCTGTTGATGACAGAGAAAGGCGAAGCCACCCGGCTTCGCCTTTTTCGTTGGGCGCTACCCCTTGCAGGAGCGAGCTTGCTCGCGAACCAGCACCTCCACCGCTTCAACCCTGCGAAGCGCCTCACGACATAACCTAGGGCCGCCGGAGGACAAAAAGCAGCGTCTCCGACCATCCGCCCTTGTCGATCGATACAACAGAGTCCAGAATGGAAAAATTAATCCAAATCTGGAGTCCCGCCATGCCCGCCGCCACGCCCCTCACGCTCAACCAGGCCGAAGCCGAACGCTTGCTCGAACGGGTCGATGTGCTCCAGGCGATGCGCGACATGTTCGCCGAGCTGGCCGCCGGCGGTGCCGTGCAGCCGGCGCAGCAACTGGTGGAGTTTCCCAACGGCGGCGGCGACTTCATCAACTACCTGGGCGTGCTGGCCTCGCAGAAGGTCTACGGCGTGAAGACCTCGCCCTACATCGTGCGCCAGCCCAAGTCGCTGGTCACCGCGTGGAGCCTGCTGATGTCGATGGAGACCGGCCAGCCACTGTTGCTGTGCGACGCCGGCAGCCTGACCATCGCACGCACCGCCGCCACCACCGCCCTGGCCGTGCAGGAACTGGCGCGCCCCGCTGCCAAACGCCTGGCCATCATCGGCAGCGGCCCGGTGGCCCGTGCGCACCTGCGCTATGCCGCCGGCCTGCGCGACTGGCAGAGCATCCGCGTCTACTCGCCGAACCTGAACGCCGGCGTGCTGGCCCAGTTCGACGCCATCGACACCCGCGCCGAAGCCGCCGCCAGCGTCGAGGCCGCCGTGGCCGATGCCGACGTGGTGCTGCTCTGCACCTCCTCCGGCACCCCGGTGCTGGACCCGGCGATCCTCACCAAATCGGCGCTGATCACCTCTATCAGCACCAACGTCGCCCGCGCCCACGAAGTGCCGCCGCAATCGCTGGCGCAGATGGACGTCTACTGCGACTACCGCGCCACCACCCCGGCTTCCGCCGGCGAGATGCGCCTGGCCCGCGACGAGCACAATTGGGACGGCGCCCTCCGTGGCGACCTGCCGGAACTGGTCAGCGGCCAGGTCGCCAAGCCGGACTACCAGCGCCATGCCTTCTTCCGCTCCATCGGCCTGGGCCTGGAAGATGTCGCCCTGGCCAATGCGCTCTACCAACTCCAACGTCAGAACGCTTGAGCCGGAGAGAAACATGATCGAAGTCGACTTCCTCATCATCGGTGGCGGCATCGCCGGCGCCTCCACCGGCTACTTCCTCTCCCGTCACGGCAAGGTCGCCGTGCTGGAGCGCGAAGCCCATGCCGGCTACCACTCCACCGGCCGTTCGGCAGCGCTCTACACCGTGGCCTACGGCACGCCGCAAGTCCGCGCGCTGACCGCCGCCAGCCGTGAGTTCTTCGACAACCCGCCCGAGGGCTTCGCCGAACATCCGATCCTCACCCCGCGTGGCGAGATGACCGTGGACTTCGAAGGCAACCCGGAAGAGCTCCAGCGCCAGTACGAAAGCGCCCGCGCCAGCGTGCCGGATATGCGCCTGCTGGGTGCCGACGAGGCCTGCGCCATCGTCCCGGTGCTGCGCCGCGAGAAGGTCCACGGCGCGATGATCGACCCCAGCGCCGCCGACATCGACACCGACGGCCTGCTGCAAGGCTACCTGCGAGGCATCCGCCGCAACGGCGGCAGCCTCCACCTGGACAGCGAAGTCCTGGCCATCGGCCGCGTCGATGGTGCCTGGGAAGTCCGCTGCACCCACCAGAGCTACCGCGCGCCGGTGCTGATCAACGCCGCCGGCAGTTGGTGCGACAAGATCGCCGAGATGGCCGGCGTCACCCCGCTGGGCCTGACGCCCAAGCGCCGTGCCGCCTTCCTGTTCAGCCCGCCGGAGGGCGTCGACAGCCACGCCTGGCCGGTGCTGGTGAGCCTGGACGAATCCTTCTACTTCAAGCCCGACGCCGGCATGCTGCTCGGCTCGCCGGCCAACGCCGATCCAGTGGATCCCCACGACGTACAGCCCGAAGAGCTGGACATCGCCCTGGGCATCTACCAGATCGAGGAACACACCACCCTCAGCATCCGCCGACCGAGCCACACCTGGGCCGGCCTGCGTTCATTCTTCGCCGACGGCGATCTGGTGTCCGGCTTCGATCCAGCCACGCCCGGCTTCTACTGGGTGGCCGGCCAGGGCGGCTACGGTATCCAGACCTCGGCGGCGATGGGCGAGGCCAGCGCCGCTCTGGTCCGTGGCGAGACGCTACCCGAGCACCTGGCGCGCCACGGCCTGAGCGCCGAGATGCTGTCGCCGGCGCGTCTGTTGCAGAACTGACCGTGACAGCCCGCGGGCGCTTGCGGCACACTCGCCAGCGCCCGCCCGGCCCCACCGCCAAAGAGCCTTGCCCATGACCGCCGCAGACCCGCTGGACAACTACAAGGCAATCGCCGACGCCATCGCCACCCTGTTCTTCCCCCACGCGGAGGTGGTCATCCACGACCTGCGCAACCAGCGCGTGGCCTACCTGGCGAACAACATCTCCAAGCGCGAGATCGGCGACGACTCGGCGCTGGAAGACATGCTCGAAGGCAGCAGCGACGAGCGCAACATCGGCCCCTACGAGAAGCTCAACTGGGACGGGCAGAAGATCCGCTCCATCAGCACCGTGCTGCGCGACGGCAAGGGCGAGCCGCTGGCAGTGCTGTGCATCAACCTCAACATCACCCTGTTCGAAACCGCCAAGGCGGCGCTGGACCTGTTCCTCTCCTCGAACAAGCTGATCCCCCAGCCGGACGCACTGTTCCGCGACGACTGGCAGGAGCGCATCAACACCTTCCTGCATGGCTGGCTGCAGCAGCGCCAGTTGAGCCTGTCCACCCTCAGCCGCGACCACAAGCGCGAACTGGTCCTGGCGCTGCACGCCGAGGGGGCGTTCAAGGGCAAGAGCGCGGCGAACTATGTGGCCAACGTGCTGAACATGGGGCGGGCGACGGTTTACAAGCATTTGAAGGAGCTGAAGGAGGAGGTCTGAACGCCCTCGCCTTTCGTACGGGTTCGCGAGCAAGCTCGCTCCTACAAGAGCTACGCAGCCCCTCACCTGTAGGAGCGAGCTTACTCGCGAAGCACGGCACATTACCGATCGCGGACGGAGTCCGCTCCTACGCAGGCGGAAACACCGGAGCTGACCTGTAGGAGCGAGCTTGCTCGCGAAGCGCACGGCACATTGCCAATCAGGGTTCGCGAGCAAGCTCGCTACGAAAGAAAAACAAAAGGCCGCCCGAAGGCGGCCTTTCCTGCAATACGGCGAATAGATCAATCCCCGTAGATATCGCTCTTGAAGTACTTGCCCTCGATTTCCTTGTACTTGCCATTGGCTCGCAGCGCATCGATGGCAGCGTTGAGCTGGCCGACCAGCTCGGTGTTGCCCTTGCGCACCGCGATACCGGCGCCCTCGCCGAAGTATTTCGGGTCCTTGAACTCCGGGCCGATGAAGGCGTAGCCCTTGCCGCGTTCGGTCTGCAGGAAGCCGATCTCCAGCGGGATGGAGTCGGCGAAAGTGCCCTCCAGGCGGCCTGCGACCAGGTCCAGATAGATCTCGTCCTGGCTGGTGTAGCGCACCACGTTGGCGCCGGCCTTGCCCAACACTTCGGTGGCGAAGCGGTCGGCGGTGGAGCCGCGCTGCACGCCGATGTTCTTGCCCTTGAGCTGGCTGAACTGCTCGTCCAGTTGCGAGCCTTCCTTCATCACCAGGCGGCCCGGGGTGAAGTAGTACTTGTGGGTGAAGTCCACCGAGCGCTTGCGCTCGTCGGTGATGGTGATGGACGACAGCGCGGCGTCGATCTTGCGCACCTTCAGCGAGGGGATCAGGCCGTCGTACTCCTGCTCGATCCACTGGCACTTGCGCTTCATCTGCTCGCACAGGGCATTGCCGATGTCGTAGTCGAAGCCGGCGATGCCGCCTTCGGGAGTCTTGTAGGCGAAGGGGGGATAGGCCGCCTCGATACCGATGCGCAGCGGCTTGTCGTCAGCATGGGAGAAGGTGGCGAAGGTGGCCAGCAGCAGGCCGCCCAGCAGGGCTTTGCGATTCATCGATGAACTCCGTGGCGTGGTCGGGTGAGCCGGCAGCCGTGCCACCGGTACGTCATGGGCAGTGCGTAGTGGAAGAGCCTGGCTCGTCCGGGGTTGCGGTGCGGCACGCCGCAGCAGCATTGCCTTGCTCTCACCCAGGCGACCGTCTTGTTGTTCGTCCGTGCGCGCAAGGCGCATAAACTTAAAATCCAATCTGGACTAAAAAGTACATAACGTCAATCGCCCTGCGACTGTCCGGCACACTCTCTTTTTCTGCCCCGCCGCTACTCCTTCCGGGGAATGTCGGCAGCCGGTCGATGGCCTTAGGCTGGACGTGTCCCAAGCCAATCCTAGGAGGAGTCGAACAGTTCATTCCCATGATTTCCGTAGATTCCACGGTTCAACTTGGCAGTTAGCCCAAGGCCCCGCGATACGCTCATGTCGCCGGGGCCTTTTCTTTTGTCCGGTCGGCATGGCATCCGTCTTCGTCGTCGCAGGGCCCTCCCCGCCCTATAGACGAAGCCCCGCTCCAGGCGTGGGTCTGGGCGGGGCCAAGAGGGAAAGGACGCAAGGCAAAAGGCGGGCGCAAGACCCGCCACGGGAGGATCGATCAGCCGCCGCTGAGGTTCATGAAGCGCAGCACCTGCACGTCGCCGACACTGAACTCATGGCGTGCCGGCTTGCGCTGCAGGGCGCCTTGCAGGGCGTCGAGAATCGGTTCGTCGTGCAGCGGATGGCGGCGCAGCAGGCCGCGCAGGTCCAGGGAATTCTCGTGGCCCAGGCA
This Pseudomonas sp. ATCC 13867 DNA region includes the following protein-coding sequences:
- a CDS encoding nitrite reductase; translation: MHSFRSVSVSGLLPLVLCLAPGLAGADEPIDAARLFQENCTTCHSADRGGYIAPALNSTALNSSETALRSMIMLGIPDTLMPPWHGVLSDEQIRALAHYIKTTPRDNPQWTLQDIRDSLEVLVDESKPPDKPVYDGDVRDLMAIMQRGRYGKAPAARVVFFDGKTNKQVGEVPTDYAPHILDYDPVNPRWGYLKTDTSEIYKIDLYSLKAVRKVKAGLSGPSIAVSADGRYLLSGSFSPGIVTLFDARTLEPLSRVELRGKDYDGKQVESASSMVIASPLDNTFAIAVRQTGQVWILDPSRPQEPIVTRIEKVGRFVHDAFLSADRRYMFLADYVGNAFAVVDLKERKLVKTIAGGCQPHVGSGAITEIKGRQVAFGTNIGTCDKGDVVTVWDARTFETIKQIPVSGATESPAAHPDAPYVAVDVVSKDSRARRVELIDKNTLSVAKTIEADGHLYFPEYTRDGKYLYISGGYSGDRLHIYDSHSLEEVASYPLETPAGIFSRARTEWGTVGLQAQAKSGKP
- a CDS encoding acyl-CoA synthetase — protein: MNAPIASLCDVQALESIPLEERNLPSSTYELLSRSAERFGPDTALSFLLQGSAAEEPLRISYAELFARVTQAANAFHRLGVRPGNSVSFLLPNLPQTHYVIWGGEAAGIVNAINPLLDPEHIAELVRAADSRVLVTLAPFLPGTGLSSGGELWDKVAALRDELPELNAIVTVDLANLLPEPQRSALKAQRGALPDGVLDFDELLAQCPDDHLESGRVIDPDEVASYFHTGGTTGTPKLAPHSHFNEVAMAEIMGLNADYDGHDVLLCGLPLFHVNGVMVTGLAPFMRGAQVLLAGPQGYRNPTLIQDFWKLVERYRVTSFSGVPTIFAALLQVPSEGHDLTSLRFALCGAAPMPVELIRQFEAKTGLKIIEGYGMTEGTCGTSCNPRGGERRPGSIGLRLPYCQLKSVILDAAGQYLRDAAVDEIGTLCLRGPTVFKGYLQASKNKDIWVDGDWFNTGDLGRIDADGYIWLTGRSKDLIIRGGHNIDPQMIEEALHRHPAVAMAAAVGKPCLKAGELPVVYIQLKPGMRASEAELLEHAAQHVPERAAVPKDVWLLDAIPVTAVGKTFKPALRLDAIRRVLEDEVRHLEPRPAVEVVADDRHGQKARLGIGRLTPDSRAALADRLGGYAIHIEWLES
- a CDS encoding GGDEF domain-containing protein encodes the protein MKAAQWKEDIQQLQHLRLFQNVAVASLQQLLKDFRACELEAGEILLSPFNRNHFLYMVLHGQLKVYLGSLDNQPVTALNPGDCAGEISFIDNDHPSAYVVATEPTTVLRLHREALISLFQQAPQVMQNLLGVLCERVRQGNRIILDTEQNANIDTLTGLFNRRWLEHIYDRESTRCAFNEQPLCLLMLDVDHFKDYNDEHGHLAGDYALCLVAHTLRSQLRPKDSMARYGGEEFVILLPEIAVEEARRIGNRLRQSLEQIGSFYSPVGALPGVTVSLGLAQMDYLENLQSLILRADSALYQAKQEGRNRLVG
- the pdxR gene encoding MocR-like pyridoxine biosynthesis transcription factor PdxR yields the protein MRAFQQIPLLLERGGKRSLQQQVADQLRGKVLGGVLRPGQQLPSIRELAQSLGVARNTVLLAYERLCSEGYIVTRGTRGTFVADPLPDRSLSVCRLLPRTPVGQRPDLPGFLPGMRQPLPVSPGVTPEEIRAAVELDFSLGRPSAELFPRDAWFKSSIQLARSQPRYLTDYAPSAGDPDLRAALVAHLGRARGISCSVEDVLIVSGIQEALSLVVSLFPHHHRRPVVIENPAYAGACNLFAYHRWEMLPVPVDEQGLCVGELPERPCSLVYVTPSRHYPLGMTLSLERRRALLEWAGRQGAYVLEDDYDGDFRYQRVPLPALKAFDSERVIHLGTFSKSLGASLRLGYMVCPPSLREPLVRAKALLNHACPWLPQAVLADFLTGGVYAEHLRRVRGEYRRRRDCLMAALERLFPGSRFSGVDCGMHLCWRLPPQAPPARELARACREADIWLYTLDQAAVVGPGLEALSERMLLLGYAALSLDSIADGARRIGQIAARL